acaattatttttgcaactttaaaaaggcacaatagccctttcaaaagttgccgtcaacccaggcagggggagacactgccttgttgacccaccggggagattacccggtgattggctaagagaagccggaagaagagctgaagatttggaacatttttacaggagcgattaacctttagttcggatttgtgggcagccacgtcaccctccgtgaacacatcatcggactaagcggcaccccacgtcccctttccggccagagccctccaaacctcggtatatgttgtttttatatataccgtacagtaggagcatgaccccctacgggcttattatgagtcaaggggaaacggggcttcagaaaagaagggagcccagatatgcacttcaatttttttaatatcaaataccgtctggggaatccgaattaagtatagcaatgtcatgtcatccatccaatcaatacaatttattcagtgtcttgccccaaccaagaatcttttcagatccaattttactattaacctatattgagaaaagaaaaacaacaccattaaacacatcaattgttgatcatggaacttacatgactcatagattcaacttctggtggaagcttgggaaaggacatacaaattgcagattaacttcattgtataaggctcttgaatgataaactagcacctgtagaatgttgcgttgttgatagttgtgttcccagtacatgaaaatcctttcctattggttaaatttttttttggtagataagacctggttggcaaaaaggaggagaaattcttcgtcataaattcaaaattatttgaagaaaaatcctttcatacctaaagagtccatgtatgatgttcatctctgcaatagcagcaaaattaaaacatctttagggccatttaagtacccagtttccccaacagtctgaacgtaaaggacaagttgttctttagacagagaagcagaattatttgaggcttctagctgtgacagaactataaaggattgctgttgtactggattcattaacacaagatggtacttctcattaggcaatttgcattactctattaatttacctcacaccttacggtaatgcactctcaatgttttttcatctgtaggctcactcttccatcctgtaacacttccagacttgatttgatcccccactaaaattctgtgaatgcaaaataatagcattaaaaatactttttcgatagacaaaaaaccgaaaagtaacTAATctatgtttcatgttgaacttgtgccatttctgggtttctgtaccacacccattttcggcccaaatacggtcccacaattgttcagttccttcactgcatgagcttattactaacgattcttttagtgcagcactaacagaatttaaatttaacacactatcaggtggtagactgaataactaaacaataaataattgtttgttaaaattctatacttattttgaatacttatttgaaaagtttaggtacctaactgtgttcacctaatgccaacttcatcctcatgttcagttagagatgagttttgaaaaacctccttcactgtttggaaactgtttcattccaatttgttctttcccctagctgagcttgaagactcaaaatttgagctacaaaacacaaatgaataaaagcaaataaatagaatcattacgtgatAGGCCTACGATcattagctttgttatctaatattttgtgttgttccaataactgggcctgcagcttcataatttgatctaataaacaataattaataattgaaaaccaatataataatgtttatacttaccatttttttgttttattatcttatccatttttcaattgttcctccagccacgcgttattctccatccacgttcctgaactaactgcgaatggcatccaatggactgaaattgcctacgccagtaataacgagtctgagcggtagatggctgcgtgtcggaaaaaaagaaaaaagtgtgatttttttttttttttggcgaaatttttttttttttttgtgtaaaacggattgccatatttcgtcatctaccggtcacgttAATTCTctaaatacacaaaaaaaattttaagcccaactaaataagcccgactttactCGGtcgggtttaaaaaaattttctgcaaaaattgaAGCTAAtcagaattggttgaatatcacaggatatactcaaaattgaatgctgattccggggaAATTGCTACTTTTTTCACtgagttaatcgtttttgaagtaaaccgaatatttgacgcagtgctagcgcgccagtacgctacagcgctagcgcgatgcagcaaaATATTAGttgagtgtatgtagagaactAACTATATATCtggccggtagatggcgatagcagtgggttgaaaataagcccgacaaaaaaaattagccCGAACTGTTAGCGCAACATGTgtattttacatttatttcaaaaaccgtaaagcaaatgcaaaaataaacttgattttcatgatttccattcaattACGAATCGAAATGATGTATTTTAcgtgaaatttaaatttgggCCAAagatgaaaaagtgggaaggctatatagccttctcacttttgtcaaaatcggccaaaaacgaaatctcacGGAATTGGATGAAAATCGTAccgtataatcaaaatttaacgatgATTTCGATTCTGTGATTGGTTTTGTCGCTAAGCCatccgtttttgaaataaatttagaaaagaaaaataaacttggttttcttgatttttgaatagaaatcattttaaaataaatgattttcacttaaaatagtgaagtttaaatttttccaacATTGAAAAGTGGGAAGAGTATAGGCTTCCCCAACGAAACGAAATTTCGGAAAGTACACTGATAGAAAGTGCTATGTCTATGTCATATGGCATTGCCCTATTTGAATTTCGTTATCATTTAATTCTAttgggatcgaaccctagtcTTAGAGCACCTCACGCCGGTGCTCAAGACTCTGCCTCGATGTCCTCTGGAGACAACATAAGGACACTTGTaacaataacgaaaaataataatttcgaAGTTTTTCAAGTTCAATGATGAAATATTATTTCGTAAAACACACCGTTGGTGACTATCAGCGTTTTAGTTACACATCATAATGTTTAGTACAGTGTTTCAGTTTAACTGTACCAGGACTCGAACGATAAATCTTCGCTGTGCCTTACTGATGCTCAACTCTTGAGCCACTACTTGCATCTACACGTAATTGCATCTCTGGCACTAGCGTAAACGTTCtgtataaacaaaaataatacatCCGACTTcccgggtttttttttattatttttttttttttttttcaaaaacctaGACAGTTAGTTCTACCGGTAGAGATCTTAATCTTTAGACAATTGAAAGCACTTCGATGGATAAAATTTTACGTAAGAGAATTGGACAAACCAGTTGTCAAACTCTGAAAACACATGATTGTCTTGCATACTGACAGACCTAGCGGACAATGCGACTAAAATTTATTGTGTGAGGCAATACTAAATGATTACCATACCAAGTTCGATGGTCTTTAAACCGTAAAACTATGGGCTGAGACAATTACGTTAATACGCCTCAGTGTTCTTCAGCGTTTGGGTGGATCAACACTCGCTTCATTCCGGAAAGTCTAATTTTTTTACCGGTGACCGTTCTAAATTAttgtaatttcttcttcagtgGGTGGAAGGGCGTGAGCCTGCGAGCTGGAGGAACAACTAAAATCCACGTAATTTTCATGATGGGCTTCGAAGTCCTCCAGGGAGCAACGGAGCTCACGGAATGTAGGGCGGTCGTCGGGATTTGCGCTCCAACATTTCAGCATGACTTGATAactataataattttttaaaataatgttaATGCCACTTAATACGAAAAGACTTGCAGTCTTAAAAAATAGGTTACAGTTTTTCGGAGACATTATCTGGCCTAATTAACCGATTGCCAGACAGCAGGTACGTCATCAGTTGAGCGTCGGAAATATTGGCGTAAGGGAATCCACCTATAAAAGAAAGCTTTAATTCGATTTTTATATTCAAGAATATtgaaccaaataaaaaaggatgaGAAACCTAGCGTGCAAATTTCCCATAGTACCACGCCGAAGGCCCAGACGTCGCTCAACGAGGAATACAAATTATCCGTCATGGATTCAAGGGCTAGCCAGCGAAGTGGAAGCATTCTTTTCCGTGTGTTCACGTATACGCCATGGCGTGATAGTCCAAAATCAGAGATTTTCAGCACACGGCCTTCGCTAACCAACAAATTACGAGCAGCTAGATCTCTACACGAAGGGTTTTAAATTAGTACCGCGTTTTTAACGGATTCGAATCATCGCTTACCGATGCGTGATTCCTTTCAATTCCAAATGTTCCATGCCCCGTGCAATTTGCCGAGCGAAATCGTGTAATTCCTCAGTGTCTATGGTTCGGCTCGTTGGGAACGCTTTCAGCAAACCCCGATAATAGTTTGGTATGACATAAGACGAAGACGAGTGCGACGATCTAAGCGTTCAATCGATAACGCAATTAATTTATACCAGACGCTGCTATTTAAAATTGTTTGCGTACCCAGTTGATTGCGAGCTCATTGAAGCGAAAATGTGATTCAGATGATAAGATTTCGAACTGTCTGATGTGCTGTGCGTGGTCGATTTTCTCGGTAGCAAGGCCACTGATGAACTCGATCCTCCTATGCTGGCAGATACGGTATCTGGATGATGTTGGACTTTACTGTCAACCGACCACACTgtacaacattttcaaaaacattcaaaacaaGCAATTTAATTAAAGCCTTATTGTAACCTTTGGATTGGTGGTAAACAGCTCGCAACGTCCTAAGGTAATGGAGTAGGTCGCCATAGGGAACGTACTCTAGGATCATCGAATATGGTTGATTTAGAGTAACGCAGGCTAGCATAACGACAATGTTTTCATGACGACCGACACGTTTCATCATAGCGATCTCAGCCAGAAAATCGTCTCTTTCATCCAAACCAACTTTCTCTGGAATAAGGAAGCAAGAACAAATGTAAAACGACATTGGCAAAGTTTTGATGTCAACAATAAGCTTACTTTTCATTTGCTTGACGGCAACAAGAGTCGGGCCAGGAAGGCCGGGTAGGTTTTCGACTGTTGCCAGGTGAACGCGACCAAACGCCCCCTTTCCGATTTCTACCCCCAGCTTCACTTGGCTAGGATCAATTTCATAGTCATCCACGACTTTGTTATTTCCAAGTAAATGATGACGGGGTtcctacatttaaaaaaaatatccattaGACCGCTAGAATAATCGATCACGTTACAACAAAGTTTGGCAactcataattttttttttgttttcttcttttcctatAACACAAAGGAGCCTTAAGCTGGTTGAACTTACTTCAGAGTCTCTATCCGCGTGCAGGACGTTCATCAAACGTTGGCAGGTACCACTGGAGCCATTAGTTAGCAAAGTCGTGCGTCGGCTGTCCCTATACGAAATCGATCATAATGACAGTTTCATCATTATGGAGTTTAGAAACTTTTGTTAACCCTTGGATTATACACGGCTCCTTTACCAACAGCCAAAGACGCCTATAGTACGGAAAAATTGTACTACCAATAATGAAGTTATAAATGATATCCACCTTCCCCCAAAAAACTAAGTTTGAAGTTCAAAATGGACGTGTAATCAATACGCTGTTTACACAAGAAACTACTTCCAACCATTATTCAACTGGTTTTCAGTCATCTAAGGTCTTTATGGTGCACTACTTTGTAATAACAAAGTTCAGACTATGCTTTACAAACCGACTCCCACTCCCTGGCAAACAGAAAGTTCGTattcttgtttgaaaaattaaacCGCCTGGGAAGATTAGAGAGGTGCTAATAAAGAATGCGCCTGTGGAATGTTTAAAGTGAATGCGCGAATCCCTACCCAGTGAGTGAAACGACGGGGAACAAtcagaagaaaattgaaaatttaaaccTGTGGAAATTTTGCGGAGAGCGTGAATAACGCGCCGGGGTGTGATTGCCTGTTGCAGCAGTCGCCGCCATGAGATGTAATCGTCGAAGAAAGCGTCTCCAACTGAGTGCAATAACCAGAGCCATGACGGCCAAGAAAATAACGCCAAAGACGACTGCGCTCACCATcgtttccttaaaaaaaaaaaaaagagaaacaaaaacaaaggtaTACCATTAGGCGGGACAATTACAAGAATGCCGTGCCTTTGACAGACATGCGCCATTAACCAGCAAAGGTCATATGGAAAAGGGTAACGTTGGTggatattcaatttttaatggaaaggcggaataaaaaaattactacAAAGCTGAAAGCCGAATACAAAAAATCGTGCCTGACGAACGTTTCGTTTCGCGGTACATGTAATGGATTTACCTTGTGCAAGCTAGGATCTTTTTCTAACTTCACAtctcctgaaaaaaaaaatgcatattgaattatttattgcgAGATTTCACAATTGCGCATTTGGATATATACTGTTCAGGTAAACTTCTGCAATCTGGCCCTCGCAGTGATGCGAGTCGTAGGCGAGGATCCGGATACGATAATTGGAATGAAACTCTAAATGATGAATCGGCTGCTGGAAAAAGTTGAGACCGGGTACAACGTTGTGTCTGTATTCCCTGACTTTGCGGAAAACAGGTCCGAGGCCAAGGACATTTTCCGCTCGTTCCACCCGTACAACCACAGTGGTATCAGTGGCCTCCTCCAATGGACCACGATACGACCATGAAACAAGATAGCTGCGTTCGTCATGGAGCCCGGAAGCCACGGTGATCTCGTGTGTGGCCAATTCTTCCGGTTTCGGCAAACGCGGGCGTGAACCGCACCGACAAACTCCTTCCACGCAATCTAATTTTGGAAACGTTGGTTTTTATTAACATGGAAAAAGCATTTGCTCAATATATGAGCGGATGCCAACCTGGAACGGTAATGTTAACGAAAAGTGGGCGATCAGGGGAAATTATGGGTGACGCTTGGACACTGACGGCGTAAGAGCATCCAAACTGGACCAGATGATCTCCTTTCTTCGTCCCACTTCCAATTTCGATGGATGgtgtttcctttattttcatccaaccaaaacaataaaaacaaaaagacctGTGAGAAAGTAATAACCTTTTAGGAAAAATGAGTTCGGAACTTACGCTGTACTCTACGTGATGAAAGAAATCCGTAAAGTGTTCGGTACAAGACGACGTGTCACCCATCGAACGAGTAGATGGAATCAATGGCCTTACCTCCACATTGTATCCCTCGGGTGGTTCTCCTTTTTACGCCATAGTCAGTACAGTAATTGACAAAACTTCAACTTTAACTTCGTACTTTAGCAATCACGTTGACACAACACAGCACaccacgaagaaaaagaaaaggaatttctTCCATCCAGAAAGGTAATTACCCGCTGTCGGATGTAGCCATCGAATCACTAATTTGAGACGTTTGTTTGCCACGGGATCTGGCGGAAGAGATGACAATTCAGATTGATCTCTCGCGGATAACGCAACTGAAACCGTCAGATTCAACCCACCGTCGGC
The nucleotide sequence above comes from Daphnia carinata strain CSIRO-1 chromosome 3, CSIRO_AGI_Dcar_HiC_V3, whole genome shotgun sequence. Encoded proteins:
- the LOC130693364 gene encoding platelet-derived growth factor receptor alpha-like, which translates into the protein MGDTSSCTEHFTDFFHHVEYSETPSIEIGSGTKKGDHLVQFGCSYAVSVQASPIISPDRPLFVNITVPDCVEGVCRCGSRPRLPKPEELATHEITVASGLHDERSYLVSWSYRGPLEEATDTTVVVRVERAENVLGLGPVFRKVREYRHNVVPGLNFFQQPIHHLEFHSNYRIRILAYDSHHCEGQIAEVYLNRDVKLEKDPSLHKETMVSAVVFGVIFLAVMALVIALSWRRFLRRLHLMAATAATGNHTPARYSRSPQNFHRDSRRTTLLTNGSSGTCQRLMNVLHADRDSEEPRHHLLGNNKVVDDYEIDPSQVKLGVEIGKGAFGRVHLATVENLPGLPGPTLVAVKQMKKKVGLDERDDFLAEIAMMKRVGRHENIVVMLACVTLNQPYSMILEYVPYGDLLHYLRTLRAVYHQSKVWSVDSKVQHHPDTVSASIGGSSSSVALLPRKSTTHSTSDSSKSYHLNHIFASMSSQSTGSSHSSSSYVIPNYYRGLLKAFPTSRTIDTEELHDFARQIARGMEHLELKGITHRDLAARNLLVSEGRVLKISDFGLSRHGVYVNTRKRMLPLRWLALESMTDNLYSSLSDVWAFGVVLWEICTLGGFPYANISDAQLMTYLLSGNRLIRPDNVSEKLYQVMLKCWSANPDDRPTFRELRCSLEDFEAHHENYVDFSCSSSSQAHALPPTEEEITII